The DNA region CTCAAAGACCGTACCCGAGTTTAAGGGCAGTTTCCGCCTGTTGGTCGAGCCAGTGGTGCCCAAAATCCCGGTTTCTGATCAGCTCACGGATACCAAGTCACCCCAGCCTTCCGCAGAGGGTTTAGATTACTTCACCCAGATTGAGGTGTTGTATAGTCCGACATTGCTGAAGCCCTTACTTAAAGATGTGGCTAATCGCTATCCGGGCTCGACTTTTGATGCCGTGGTGCCGAAGTTAGCGGTCGAGCGTCTTGGTGAGACTAAAATTATTGAAATTTCCTACTCTGACTCTAACCCGGATAAAGCCCAGTTGATTTTGCAGAAGATCGCCCAAGGCTATCTGGAATATAGTCGTGATGAACGTCAGGCGGAACTGAAGCAAAGTCTGAAGTTTGTGAATCAAGAGTTGCCCAAGATTCAACGGCGGGTTGATCAGTTCAATAAGGCATTAGAGAATCTTCGCCAACAATACGGCTTTTTTGATCCGACAAAATATTCGGAGAATCTCGAAAAACAGATGTTAGCGTTGGCCCAACAGCGCCAAACTTTAGAGGGTGAAATTGCGGTCATCCAAATGCGGTTAAAAGCGCTA from Romeriopsis navalis LEGE 11480 includes:
- a CDS encoding GumC family protein, whose amino-acid sequence is MTPKLENDAALATLLNKLSQENATPTTQAKKSTTSNQPEEPIGEATWSLGRVVNMLRRKAIIIGFASLAFAGLMGLQTSKTVPEFKGSFRLLVEPVVPKIPVSDQLTDTKSPQPSAEGLDYFTQIEVLYSPTLLKPLLKDVANRYPGSTFDAVVPKLAVERLGETKIIEISYSDSNPDKAQLILQKIAQGYLEYSRDERQAELKQSLKFVNQELPKIQRRVDQFNKALENLRQQYGFFDPTKYSENLEKQMLALAQQRQTLEGEIAVIQMRLKALKQKLGETVALSQSKSYQELLQQFQVMEQQIAVEAARFGPNSPNIQLLERQRENILPILLKEAERAVGDQLAAAESDFQITLTR